A genomic region of Papaver somniferum cultivar HN1 chromosome 7, ASM357369v1, whole genome shotgun sequence contains the following coding sequences:
- the LOC113294939 gene encoding uncharacterized protein LOC113294939, with amino-acid sequence MWKQDAGTAEVGSKIPFLVAISDDELGSINRANDPCSSPEYNPATPPSKTPKQPRLPFKDAPFHPGLYRSTGSAVTISDSAIQNPTVARGIMLSGMLPVDRHCYDQMTGIDQALDRATQFHFAGLSLVRKVGEIHYEALVRRQKAHELALHRLERENDRLKRQIESLHAEGRDADNALKLMRKQRDRANFKVKGLGGYAAAPSDVEKAVDGVDDKLYYPEEE; translated from the exons ATGTGGAAGCAAG ATGCTGGTACTGCTGAGGTGGGAAGCAAAATACCTTTCTTAGTGGCAATAAGTGACGATGAGCTTGGAAGTATCAATCGAGCCAACGATCCTTGTTCGTCGCCTGAGTACAACCCTGCTACACCTCCctcaaaaacaccaaaacaaCCTCGTCTGCCATTCAAAGATGCTCCTTTTCACCCAGGCTTGTACAGGTCAACAGGCTCTGCGGTGACTATTAGCGATTCTGCCATTCAGAACCCAACTGTAGCTCGCGGCATTATGCTCTCCGGTATGCTGCCGGTAGATCGTCATTGTTACGACCAGATGACTGGTATAGATCAAGCTCTTGACCGTGCAACTCAATTTCACTTCGCC GGTCTTTCACTTGTTCGAAAGGTTGGTGAGATCCATTACGAGGCCTTAGTCAGGAGACAAAAAGCTCATGAACTTGCCTTGCACCGTCTCGAGCGCGAGAATGACAGATTGAAGCGCCAGATCGAAAGCCTCCACGCAGAGGGTCGTGATGCTGACAATGCTTTGAAGCTGATGCGTAAGCAACGCGATCGTGCCAACTTTAAGGTTAAAGGCCTTGGAGGTTATGCTGCTGCTCCTTCTGATGTCGAAAAAGCCGTTGACGGTGTTGACGATAAGCTCTACTACCCGGAAGAGGAATGA
- the LOC113292834 gene encoding uncharacterized protein LOC113292834, which yields MRDCGSRQNFKLCKIWFDSGEHEPMNKVFSKPGSICLHVDGNGHYILNSAPKDAVVVGTGGSFLDLEAVACAKGRQFVCLSQWVEMSLLVEIGCKCWREETLAWLYEMDVGDENGAMIRKILINKEGNSACGRVHREEDEDRVGSINGNGNHTRRNFGYARGLQAEVIFIQLCFSALRERELWRWFIFCRRVKNS from the exons ATGAG AGATTGTGGTTCAAGACAGAATTTTAAGCTTTGCAAGATTTGGTTCGACtcgggtgaacatgaaccaatgaaTAAG GTGTTTAGCAAACCAGGCAGCATTTGCCTGCACGTGGATGGCAATGGACATTACATTCTCAATTCAGCACCAAAAGATGCTGTAGTTGTTGGTACTGGAGGCAGCTTTTTAG atttggaGGCTGTGGCCTGTGCAAAAGGACGCCAGTTCGTTT GTTTGTCGCAGTGGGTGGAGATGTCGTTGCTGGTAGAGATTGGCTGCAAGTGTTGGCG AGAGGAAACACTAGCCTGGTTGTATGAAATGGATGTAGGGGATGAAAATGGCGCTATGATTCGTAAAATCTTAAT CAACAAAGAAGGGAATTCGGCGTGCGGAAGAGTACaccgtgaagaagatgaagatagagTTGGGTCAATCAATGGAAATGGGAACCATACACGGAGAAATTTTG GTTATGCAAGGGGATTACAAGCTGAGGTTATATTCATTCAACTCTGTTTCAGCGCACTTCGTGAGAGAGAG CTATGGCGATGGTTCATCTTCTGCAGACGTGTCAAGAACTCGTGA
- the LOC113294940 gene encoding uncharacterized protein LOC113294940, which produces MNGVNVPQGSSSSNPYVPPHKNNLEDTLQTFMQGQTQINQNAIKTLYEMKTSIVRIESRLNVREKETFPAQTQPNPKCTFEVKNSNLEQVNAVTTLRSGKVIETPMKVNEPEKSPKPKGADCHSDTGNENSDVDKKMHAPFLHCLLSTKPLDDNKDILDVFQQVKINIPLLSVINQFSYYAKFLKYLCTVKRKHNVQKKAFLTEQVSSILKHNTPPKYKDTGFPTISCIIGNFMIKQALLDLGSSVNLLPFSVYEQLG; this is translated from the coding sequence ATGAATGGTGTTAATGTTCCCCAAGGGTCTTCATCTAGTAACCCTTATGTGCCACCTCATAAGAATAATCTTGAGGATACTTTACAAACTTTTATGCAGGGACAGACACAGATAAATCAGAATGCTATTAAGACTTTATATGAGATGAAAACTAGCATAGTTAGAATTGAATCACGTCTTAATGTTAGGGAGAAAGAGACATTTCCTGCCCAAACTCAACCTAACCCCAAATGCACATTTGAAGTTAAAAATTCTAACTTGGAGCAAGTTAATGCTGTCACGACTCTTAGAAGTGGTAAGGTGATAGAGACTCCAATGAAGGTAAACGAACCTGAGAAGTCTCCAAAACCCAAGGGCGCTGACTGTCACAGTGATACTGGAAATGAAAATTCTGATGTTGATAAGAAAATGCATGCTCCATTTCTTCATTGTTTGTTATCTACTAAACCATTGGATGATAATAAGGATATTCTTGATGTTTTTCAGCAGGTGAAGATCAACATACCTCTCTTGAGTGTGATTAATCAATTTTCATACTACGCCAAGTTCTTGAAGTATCTTTGCACGGTCAAGAGGAAGCACAATGTGCAGAAAAAGGCATTTCTCACGGAACAAGTAAGTTCTATTCTTAAACACAACACTCCTCCCAAATATAAAGATACGGGATTCCCTACTATTTCTTGTATAATAGGGAATTTCATGATCAAACAAGCACTTCTGGATTTGGGATCTAGTGTAAACCTCCTACCGTTCTCGGTTTATGAGCAGTTGGGCTAA